A single window of Nicotiana sylvestris chromosome 5, ASM39365v2, whole genome shotgun sequence DNA harbors:
- the LOC104214896 gene encoding uncharacterized protein, translating to MIVGGGDDSSINHVKFTTMHKLKRTIAHERYENFEDSITFDKSDADGLSFPHYDALVITLHITYTDVKRIMVDDGSGTCIIHPRVLVQMGLEDKIIPRCITLTGFNNAVEQTFRKVSLPVLAGGVMLETTFHLMNQEMTYNAIIGRPWIHAMRAVPLSFYQVIKFPTPWGVFSIRGKPRTAQECYKIAQDCAHTKPLKGASAEAYQSAMSGTKVNPIVDAIRDPDAVESCKATIKDLDPVQLDDADLTKKAYIGHNLANLSKYCEFLTNHANLFAFFHSDMPGIPRDIATHKLNDDPLHPPVRQMRRKFNAAINEAVSEEVDKLLANGSIRESKYPQWVANVVMVKKKNRKWRMCVDFIDLNKACPIDSFPLPHIDQLIDATAGHELLSFLDAYSSYN from the coding sequence atgatcgtcggaGGTGGCGACGACTCATCAATCAATCATGTCAAGTTCACCACCATGCACAAACTGAAGCGAACCATCGCCCATGAACGGTATGAAAACTTCGAAGATAGTATCACCTTTGATAAGTCCGATGccgacggtttgtctttccctcattACGATGCTTTAGTTATCACTCTACATATCACCTATACAGATGTTAAAAGAATCATGGTTGACGACGGAAGTGGCACCTGTATTATCCATCCAAGGGTCCTCGTACAAATGGGACTCGAGGATAAGATAATACCACGCTGCATCACACTAactggttttaataatgcagtggaaCAGACATTCAGAAAAGTATCACTGCCCGTTTTAGCAGGGGGAGTCATGCTGGAGACAACTTTCCACCTGATGAACCAGGAAATGACGTACAATGCCATCATAGGACGCCCATGGATACATGCCATGCGAGCGGTCCCTTTAAGCTTTtaccaagtaatcaaatttcCTACCCCATGGGGAGTATTCAGCATCCGAGGCAAGCCGCGCACCGCACAGGAATGCTACAAAATAGCTCAAGATTGCGCCCACACCAAACCACTTAAGGGGGCAAGTGCAGAGGCATATCAATCAGCTATGTCGGGGACTAAGGTCAACCCGATAGTAGACGCCATTAGAGATCCTGATGCCGTAGAGTCCTGCAAAGCTACGATCAAAGATCTCGACCCAGTCCAATTGGACGACGCTGACCTTACGAAGAAAGCCTACATCGGGCACAACCTCGCCAACCTAAGTAAGTATTGTGAATTCTTAACTAACCATGCAAACCTGTTTGCTTTTTTCCATtcagatatgccaggaatcccGCGAGACATCGCCACCCATAAGCTGAATGACGATCCATTACACCCGCCCGTGCGACAAATGAGAAGGAAATTCAATGCCGCTATCAATGAAGCTGTCAGTGAGGAAGTAGACAAATTACTGGCCAATGGCTCCATCAGAGAATCAAAgtacccccaatgggtcgccaatgtcgtcatggtaaaaaagaagaaCAGAAAGTGGAGAATGTGCGTGGACTTCATCGACCTGAACAAGGCATGCCCAATAGATTCATTCCCACTGCCCCACATCGACCAACTGATCGACGCCACTGCAGGACACGAACTACTGAGTTTCTTAGATGCCTACTCCAGCTATAATTAG
- the LOC138869674 gene encoding uncharacterized protein → MAVTDQGDSTGIETITTVTPVGTGLDPSYRSWRRSVLRGLSVKNKLGFISGECKQPDTSSPQFRQWERCDNMVTSWILNSLSKEIADSVEYASDDVELWKELEDRYEQTNGARLYQIQKEINDLSQGTLDITAYYTKLKKLWEELATLSKKNQCNSVCNCGAKESMYKAEQDRRLIQFLMGLNEIHTVV, encoded by the exons ATGGCTGTAACCGATCAAGGAGATTCGACTGGCATCGAAACTATTACAACCGTCACTCCGGTGGGAACAGGACTTGATCCTA GCTATAGATCTTGGAGGAGAAGTGTGTTGAGAGGTTTGTCTGTGAAAAATAAGTTAGGTTTCATAAGTGGAGAGTGTAAGCAACCTGATACTTCATCACCACAATTTCGACAATGGGAACGTTGTGACAATATGGTAACATCTTGGATTCTAAACTCACTCTCTAAGGAAATCGCAGACAGTGTGGAATATGCAAGCGATGATGTTGAACTTTGGAAGGAATTGGAGGATCGGTATGAACAAACTAATGGAGCTAGGTTATATCAAATTCAGAAAGAAATCAATGATCTCTCCCAAGGAACTCTTGACATTACTGCCTATTATACTAAGTTGAAGAAACTCTGGGAAGAACTTGCTACTTTGAGTAAGAAGAATCAATGCAATTCTGTTTGTAATTGTGGAGCAAAGGAGAGCATGTATAAGGCTGAACAAGATAGGAGGCTAATACAGTTTCTTATGGGATTAAATGAAATACACACAGTAGTTTGA